A window from Aliamphritea hakodatensis encodes these proteins:
- the tsaD gene encoding tRNA (adenosine(37)-N6)-threonylcarbamoyltransferase complex transferase subunit TsaD, giving the protein MRVLGIETSCDETGVAIYDTDKGLLGDALYSQVAMHAEYGGVVPELASRDHVRKLLPLVRETLQQAGTTPEQLDAVAYTAGPGLIGALMVGAATGRAMALGWGIPALGVHHMEGHLLAPMLEETPPAFPFVALLVSGGHTQLVRVDAIGEYSLLGESLDDAAGEAFDKAAKMLGLAYPGGPEVARMAELGDRSRFRFPRPMTDRPGLDMSFSGLKTFTLNTSNKLRVDGELAEQDQYDIAAAFEEAVVETLAIKCRRALQQTGFKQLVIAGGVSANQRLRRKLGDMVAKEKAELFYARPRFCTDNGAMIAFAGAQRLLAGQQSDLTILAQPRWPLDTLPGI; this is encoded by the coding sequence ATGCGTGTATTGGGTATTGAAACTTCATGTGATGAAACCGGCGTAGCGATCTACGACACCGATAAAGGTTTATTGGGTGATGCTTTATACAGCCAGGTGGCAATGCATGCTGAATATGGCGGTGTTGTGCCTGAACTGGCCTCCCGGGACCATGTGCGCAAACTGTTACCGCTGGTTCGCGAAACTTTGCAGCAGGCAGGCACGACGCCTGAGCAACTGGATGCAGTCGCTTACACCGCAGGCCCGGGGCTGATTGGGGCGCTGATGGTCGGTGCCGCAACCGGCCGGGCGATGGCACTGGGCTGGGGGATTCCTGCGCTGGGTGTACATCATATGGAAGGACACCTGCTGGCGCCTATGCTGGAGGAGACGCCGCCGGCGTTTCCGTTTGTGGCGTTGCTGGTTTCCGGCGGCCACACCCAGTTAGTCCGGGTAGACGCTATCGGTGAGTACAGTTTACTCGGTGAGTCACTGGATGATGCCGCCGGTGAAGCCTTTGATAAGGCTGCCAAGATGTTGGGGCTGGCGTATCCGGGCGGGCCGGAAGTTGCCCGTATGGCTGAGCTGGGCGACCGTAGCCGGTTTCGTTTTCCCCGGCCGATGACCGATCGTCCCGGTCTGGATATGAGTTTCAGCGGGTTAAAAACCTTTACGTTGAATACCAGCAACAAACTGCGGGTAGATGGAGAGCTGGCAGAGCAGGATCAGTATGATATTGCCGCGGCCTTTGAAGAAGCCGTAGTAGAAACCCTGGCAATCAAATGCCGCCGGGCCCTTCAGCAGACAGGCTTTAAGCAGTTGGTGATTGCCGGTGGAGTAAGTGCTAACCAGCGTTTACGCCGTAAGCTGGGTGATATGGTAGCCAAAGAAAAGGCTGAGCTTTTCTATGCTCGCCCCCGTTTCTGTACCGATAATGGTGCGATGATTGCCTTTGCCGGCGCGCAACGCCTACTGGCTGGCCAGCAAAGTGACCTGACCATCCTGGCTCAGCCACGCTGGCCGCTGGACACTCTGCCGGGTATCTGA
- the plsY gene encoding glycerol-3-phosphate 1-O-acyltransferase PlsY, translated as MNSPDIATNIAILLAAYLLGSVPTAVIVCHCMQISDPRQKGSGNPGATNVLRVGNKAAAVMTLAGDLLKGLIAIGVAQYLLSANAVTSVWMALAVLAVLGGHIWSVFLRFRGGKGVATTVGACLALDWHLGLAQAVCWLALIGLLKVSALAALGMALLTPLFAWLLAPQWLLLSLLISCILFASHHQNISQLLKKA; from the coding sequence ATGAACAGCCCTGATATCGCTACCAATATTGCAATCTTGCTGGCCGCTTATCTGCTGGGTTCTGTCCCCACTGCAGTTATCGTCTGTCATTGCATGCAAATCAGCGATCCCCGCCAGAAAGGCTCAGGTAATCCCGGCGCCACCAATGTACTGAGAGTTGGCAACAAAGCAGCAGCAGTGATGACGCTGGCCGGCGACTTGCTTAAAGGCCTGATCGCTATCGGGGTGGCGCAATATCTGTTATCCGCGAATGCTGTAACAAGTGTCTGGATGGCGCTGGCAGTACTCGCCGTACTGGGCGGTCATATATGGTCAGTCTTCCTGCGGTTCCGCGGCGGCAAGGGTGTTGCCACGACAGTGGGTGCCTGCCTGGCATTAGACTGGCACCTGGGGCTGGCACAGGCAGTCTGCTGGCTCGCACTGATCGGACTGTTAAAAGTATCCGCACTGGCGGCGCTGGGCATGGCGCTGCTCACTCCCCTGTTTGCCTGGCTGCTTGCCCCTCAGTGGCTACTGCTCAGCCTGCTGATATCCTGCATCCTGTTTGCCAGTCATCATCAGAATATCAGCCAGTTACTGAAAAAAGCCTGA
- the folB gene encoding dihydroneopterin aldolase, whose translation MDIVYIKGLEIETIIGIYDWEREIRQRVVLDIEMGTDILSAASSEDVDNTLNYKTISERLIDFIANSEFQLIETMAEEVTRILANEFGVRWVRLQLGKPGAVPAAQDVGIIIERGERF comes from the coding sequence ATGGATATTGTTTATATTAAAGGTCTGGAGATTGAAACCATTATCGGTATTTACGACTGGGAACGGGAGATCCGCCAGCGTGTGGTACTGGATATTGAGATGGGGACCGATATCCTGTCAGCGGCTTCCAGCGAAGATGTGGATAACACGCTTAACTACAAAACTATCTCTGAACGGTTAATCGATTTTATTGCCAACAGTGAGTTTCAGTTGATCGAAACCATGGCTGAGGAAGTGACCAGGATTCTTGCCAACGAGTTTGGCGTGCGCTGGGTGCGTTTGCAGCTGGGTAAACCGGGGGCAGTACCGGCGGCTCAGGATGTGGGTATCATTATTGAGCGGGGAGAACGTTTTTAA
- the folK gene encoding 2-amino-4-hydroxy-6-hydroxymethyldihydropteridine diphosphokinase, whose translation MAKVFVSIGSNQDREHNISGGLDALQATFSELRLSPVYESDAVGFDGAPFYNLVAEFTTDLELAALNATLKDIEDQHGRCRKSDSLGRTLDIDILTYDNLIGDFNGVQLPRAEVLVNSFVLRPLAELSPKSRHPESGETYQDLWRDADKDRQPLAAVDFIWQEKQLSAV comes from the coding sequence ATGGCAAAAGTATTCGTCAGTATCGGCAGCAATCAGGATCGTGAGCACAATATTAGCGGCGGTCTGGATGCTTTGCAGGCAACATTCAGTGAGTTGCGCTTGTCGCCGGTCTATGAAAGTGATGCTGTCGGTTTTGACGGTGCACCCTTTTATAATCTGGTGGCTGAGTTCACGACTGACCTTGAACTGGCGGCGCTGAATGCGACGCTGAAAGACATTGAAGATCAGCATGGCCGTTGCCGCAAGAGTGACAGCCTGGGCAGGACGCTGGATATTGATATCCTTACTTATGATAATCTCATCGGTGATTTTAACGGTGTTCAGTTGCCCCGTGCCGAAGTGCTGGTGAACAGCTTTGTATTGCGGCCTTTGGCAGAACTGTCGCCAAAATCACGTCATCCTGAGTCCGGTGAAACCTATCAGGACTTATGGCGGGACGCTGATAAGGACAGGCAGCCGTTAGCGGCGGTGGACTTTATCTGGCAGGAAAAACAGCTTTCAGCGGTTTAA
- a CDS encoding LemA family protein, with the protein MDLTTIISIVVAVIVIGYLIAVFNSLVSLRNRHQNAFSQIDVQLKRRYDLIPNLVETAKGYLKHERETLEAVISARNQARAGLDSAMASAQSAGSLQQLGMAESGLQAALGRFNLVVEDYPELKADGQMQQLSEELTSTENRVAFARQGFNDAVTDYNEYKQSFPPVILAGLFGHKADASLLEMADREQIQKAPEVSF; encoded by the coding sequence ATGGATCTGACAACCATTATCAGCATTGTTGTTGCAGTGATTGTTATTGGCTATCTGATTGCAGTGTTTAACAGTCTGGTCAGCCTGCGTAACCGGCATCAGAATGCGTTTTCGCAAATAGATGTGCAGTTAAAGCGCCGCTATGACCTGATACCAAATCTGGTGGAAACGGCTAAGGGGTATCTCAAGCACGAGCGTGAAACGCTGGAAGCGGTTATCAGTGCCCGGAATCAGGCCCGGGCAGGGCTGGACAGTGCTATGGCCAGTGCTCAGAGCGCCGGCTCACTGCAACAGCTGGGCATGGCTGAGTCCGGTTTACAGGCTGCGCTGGGACGCTTTAATCTGGTGGTTGAAGATTACCCAGAGCTGAAAGCCGACGGTCAGATGCAGCAGTTAAGCGAAGAGCTTACGTCGACCGAGAACCGCGTTGCGTTTGCCCGTCAGGGATTTAACGATGCGGTGACCGATTACAACGAATATAAACAGAGTTTTCCACCGGTGATTCTGGCAGGCCTGTTTGGTCATAAAGCCGATGCCAGTTTGCTGGAAATGGCCGACCGGGAACAGATCCAGAAAGCACCTGAAGTCAGCTTCTGA